Proteins encoded by one window of Synechococcus sp. MVIR-18-1:
- a CDS encoding adenylate kinase — protein MKQRLLFLGPPGAGKGTQAALLCDRHGLRHLSTGDLLRAEVSAGTELGKQAETVMNRGELVTDSLVLAIVKAQLGALNGQGWLLDGFPRNVAQAEALDPLLQELNQPIEAVVLLALDDAVLIERLLSRGRDDDNEAVIRNRLVVYADKTEPLIEHYRQRGLLQSVEAHGSIEAITDRIEGVLA, from the coding sequence ATGAAACAACGACTGCTTTTTTTAGGCCCTCCCGGCGCTGGTAAAGGAACCCAAGCGGCACTTTTATGTGATCGTCATGGCTTGCGTCACCTCTCAACCGGCGACCTCCTTCGAGCGGAAGTCTCTGCTGGAACCGAACTTGGCAAACAAGCCGAAACCGTGATGAATCGCGGTGAGCTTGTAACCGACTCACTCGTACTCGCCATCGTGAAAGCTCAGCTCGGAGCGCTGAATGGCCAAGGATGGCTGTTGGATGGATTCCCCCGCAATGTTGCACAGGCAGAAGCGCTCGATCCACTGCTCCAAGAGCTCAACCAACCCATCGAAGCCGTGGTGCTCCTTGCCCTGGATGATGCTGTTCTCATCGAACGTTTGCTCTCGAGGGGGCGTGACGACGACAACGAAGCCGTGATCCGCAATCGACTCGTGGTCTACGCAGACAAAACAGAGCCCCTGATTGAGCATTACCGACAACGCGGTTTGCTCCAATCGGTGGAAGCCCATGGCAGCATCGAGGCGATCACCGATCGCATCGAAGGTGTTCTTGCCTAG
- the secY gene encoding preprotein translocase subunit SecY, giving the protein MLVSRGRNPSATEVITQLVQNPELRGRVLTTLGLLMLVRLGIYIPMPGIDRVAFEQFIEQGGTLIGFLDIFTGGGISTLGVFALGILPFINASIIIQLLTASLPQLEDLQKNEGEAGRRKIAQITRYVALGWGTVQSVIFAMILRQYAVEGLSDVVFVVQTALALVTGSMIVMWLSEVITERGIGQGASLVIFLNIVATLPKALGSTIEKAQTGDRGDVVGIIVLVLVFLITIVGIIFVQEGARRLPIVSAKRQVGGTALLPSRQSYLPLKLNAGGVMPIIFASALIFLPITVANVTNNPLLIRAASALNPSAANPWPYAIVFFSLILGFAYFYSSLSLNPSDIATNLKRGGVAIPGVRPGSATAAYLEGVKNRLTLLGGLFLGAVAIIPSAVERATGVTTFQGLGATSLLILVGVAIDTAKQVQTYVISQRYEGLVRQ; this is encoded by the coding sequence ATGCTTGTCAGTCGGGGACGTAACCCCAGCGCCACTGAAGTGATTACCCAGTTGGTGCAGAACCCTGAGCTGCGCGGCCGGGTTCTCACAACGTTGGGGCTGCTCATGCTTGTCCGTTTGGGGATTTACATCCCCATGCCTGGGATCGATCGTGTTGCTTTTGAGCAATTTATTGAGCAGGGCGGAACACTCATTGGTTTCCTTGACATCTTTACTGGCGGCGGAATCTCCACGCTTGGCGTTTTTGCACTGGGCATCCTGCCGTTCATCAACGCCTCGATCATTATTCAATTGCTTACAGCCTCGCTCCCCCAGCTCGAGGACTTACAGAAAAACGAAGGCGAAGCAGGGCGTCGCAAAATTGCCCAAATCACCCGCTACGTGGCGTTGGGATGGGGAACGGTCCAGAGCGTCATTTTTGCGATGATTCTTCGCCAATACGCCGTCGAAGGATTAAGCGACGTCGTCTTTGTCGTGCAGACAGCGCTGGCGTTGGTCACTGGCTCGATGATTGTGATGTGGCTCAGTGAAGTCATCACAGAACGAGGCATCGGACAAGGAGCATCCCTTGTGATCTTTCTGAATATCGTGGCCACCCTGCCGAAGGCGTTGGGTTCAACGATTGAGAAGGCTCAGACGGGAGACCGGGGAGATGTCGTTGGAATCATTGTCCTGGTCTTGGTGTTCCTGATCACAATTGTTGGAATCATCTTTGTCCAGGAGGGTGCAAGACGTTTACCTATCGTCAGCGCCAAGCGCCAGGTAGGAGGTACAGCGCTCCTCCCTAGTCGTCAGAGTTATCTCCCCCTCAAGCTCAATGCCGGTGGAGTGATGCCAATTATTTTCGCGTCAGCCCTCATCTTTTTGCCGATCACAGTCGCGAACGTCACCAATAATCCACTTCTGATTCGAGCAGCGAGTGCCTTAAATCCGAGCGCAGCCAATCCATGGCCATACGCGATCGTGTTTTTCTCCCTGATTTTGGGATTCGCCTATTTCTATTCGTCGCTTTCCCTCAACCCGAGTGACATCGCCACCAACCTCAAACGAGGCGGGGTGGCTATCCCAGGAGTGAGACCCGGAAGTGCAACAGCGGCCTATCTAGAAGGAGTCAAAAATAGATTGACTCTTCTTGGCGGACTTTTCCTCGGCGCTGTGGCCATTATTCCCTCAGCCGTTGAAAGAGCCACAGGAGTGACAACCTTCCAAGGGCTTGGAGCCACCTCACTTCTGATCCTGGTAGGTGTCGCCATCGACACCGCCAAGCAGGTTCAGACCTACGTGATCTCGCAGCGTTACGAGGGACTCGTTCGCCAATAA
- the rplO gene encoding 50S ribosomal protein L15: protein MTLRLESLKPNKGARRRKLRKGRGIAAGQGASCGFGMRGQKSRSGRPTRPGFEGGQMPLYRRVPKLKHFTLVNPKSFTVLNVSAMNDIKAGSTVNLDSLVKDGIVTSPRSPLKILGNGELKAKLTVQAAAFTASARAKIEAAGGTCEVLD from the coding sequence ATGACTCTCAGACTCGAATCTCTTAAACCCAATAAAGGTGCTCGTCGGCGCAAATTGCGTAAGGGACGTGGCATTGCAGCTGGTCAAGGTGCCAGCTGTGGTTTCGGCATGCGCGGACAAAAGTCCCGCTCAGGTCGTCCCACCCGCCCTGGATTTGAAGGCGGTCAGATGCCGCTTTACCGCCGGGTGCCGAAGCTCAAGCACTTCACCCTGGTCAATCCGAAGTCATTCACCGTCCTCAATGTGAGTGCCATGAATGACATCAAGGCAGGCAGCACAGTCAATCTCGACTCGCTTGTCAAAGACGGCATTGTGACCAGTCCTAGGAGTCCTCTCAAGATTCTTGGCAACGGTGAACTCAAAGCAAAGCTCACCGTTCAGGCTGCTGCCTTTACAGCCTCTGCACGCGCCAAAATTGAAGCTGCCGGTGGGACCTGTGAGGTTCTCGACTGA
- the rpsE gene encoding 30S ribosomal protein S5 encodes MTTEPNNQTTSNDVPSASDVPAAAEGQGQQQEQRRGGGGGGGRGDRRGGRGDRRRGQERDSEWQERVVQIRRVSKTVKGGKKMSFRAIVVVGNERGQVGVGVGKAGDVIGAVRKGVADAKKHLVKVPLTRHNSIPTLSNGREGAASVLIRPAAPGTGVIAGGSIRTVLELAGIKNVLAKRLGSKTPLNNARAAMVALQLLRTHKETAKERGISLEQIYS; translated from the coding sequence ATGACGACCGAACCCAACAACCAGACCACCTCCAACGACGTGCCATCGGCTTCTGACGTTCCGGCAGCAGCTGAAGGTCAGGGCCAACAACAGGAGCAGCGCCGCGGCGGTGGCGGCGGCGGCGGTCGCGGTGACCGTCGCGGCGGTCGCGGCGACCGTCGCCGCGGTCAAGAACGTGATTCCGAATGGCAAGAGCGCGTTGTGCAGATCCGAAGGGTCTCCAAAACTGTCAAAGGCGGCAAAAAGATGAGCTTTCGCGCCATCGTTGTTGTCGGCAATGAGCGCGGTCAGGTCGGCGTTGGTGTCGGCAAGGCCGGCGATGTCATCGGTGCCGTACGCAAAGGCGTGGCCGATGCCAAAAAGCACCTGGTGAAAGTGCCTCTGACTCGCCACAACTCGATCCCGACTCTGTCGAATGGTCGTGAAGGCGCAGCAAGTGTTCTCATCCGCCCAGCAGCGCCTGGTACTGGTGTAATTGCCGGTGGATCCATCCGCACAGTGCTCGAGCTCGCAGGCATTAAAAATGTCTTAGCGAAACGCCTAGGAAGTAAAACTCCTCTCAATAATGCTCGGGCTGCCATGGTGGCCCTACAACTGCTCCGCACTCACAAGGAGACAGCCAAGGAACGGGGGATCTCCCTCGAGCAGATCTACTCCTGA
- the rplR gene encoding 50S ribosomal protein L18: MSILSRKQQTQKRHRRLRRHLSGTADRPRLAVFRSNSHIYAQLIDDEAQSTLCSASTLDKDLRSSLKADGSSCDASVAVGDLVAKRAIAKGIQQVVFDRGGNLYHGRVKALADAAREAGLQF; the protein is encoded by the coding sequence ATGTCGATCCTTTCCCGCAAACAGCAGACCCAGAAACGCCACAGGCGTCTGCGTCGCCATCTCAGTGGCACTGCCGATCGTCCCAGACTGGCCGTGTTTCGCTCCAACAGTCACATCTACGCTCAGTTGATCGACGACGAAGCTCAGAGCACTCTGTGTTCTGCTTCAACCCTCGATAAAGATCTGCGATCCAGCCTCAAAGCTGATGGCAGTAGCTGTGATGCGTCAGTTGCCGTTGGCGACTTAGTGGCCAAACGTGCCATTGCCAAAGGCATTCAACAAGTTGTCTTCGACCGAGGCGGCAACCTGTACCACGGCCGGGTGAAAGCCCTTGCCGATGCCGCCCGGGAAGCGGGCCTTCAGTTCTGA
- the rplF gene encoding 50S ribosomal protein L6 — MSRIGKNPVPIPDKVNVTLDGLAVTVKGPKGELKRTLPIGVSVSQVDNSIVVAPTSTKRTSRERHGLCRTLVSNMVIGVSEGYSKKLEIVGVGSRAQVKGKTLVVSAGYSHPVEMVPPEGITFTVENNTNVTVSGTDKELVGNEAAKIRAIRPPEPYKGKGIKYAGERILRKAGKSGKK; from the coding sequence ATGTCACGTATTGGTAAAAACCCAGTCCCCATTCCCGACAAGGTGAATGTCACACTCGACGGTCTCGCCGTCACAGTGAAGGGACCCAAGGGTGAGCTCAAGCGCACCCTTCCTATTGGTGTAAGTGTCAGCCAGGTGGATAACTCCATCGTGGTGGCACCAACCAGCACAAAACGCACATCCCGTGAACGCCACGGTCTTTGCAGAACTCTCGTCTCCAACATGGTGATCGGAGTCAGCGAGGGTTACTCCAAAAAGCTTGAGATCGTTGGCGTGGGCTCAAGAGCCCAGGTCAAAGGCAAAACCCTTGTGGTGAGCGCTGGCTACAGCCACCCCGTTGAAATGGTGCCCCCTGAAGGCATCACTTTCACGGTTGAGAACAACACCAACGTCACCGTTTCAGGCACCGACAAGGAATTGGTTGGCAATGAAGCCGCCAAGATCCGCGCCATTCGTCCTCCCGAGCCCTACAAAGGCAAAGGGATTAAATATGCGGGCGAACGCATCCTGCGTAAGGCAGGCAAGTCGGGCAAGAAGTAA
- the rpsH gene encoding 30S ribosomal protein S8, translating to MANHDPISDMLTRIRNASEKRHESTKVPASRMSRSIAKVLQQEGFIAEISEQGEGIRTELVLELKYSGKHRQPTIRSMQRVSKPGLRIYKNTRGLPKVLGGLGVAIISTSKGVMSDRDARKQGVGGEVLCYVY from the coding sequence ATGGCTAATCACGACCCAATTTCCGACATGCTCACTCGCATCCGCAATGCGAGTGAAAAACGTCACGAGTCCACAAAAGTTCCAGCTTCTCGCATGTCCCGCAGCATTGCCAAAGTGCTGCAACAAGAGGGATTTATCGCTGAAATCAGCGAGCAAGGCGAGGGCATTCGCACCGAATTGGTGCTGGAGCTCAAGTACAGCGGCAAACACCGCCAACCCACCATTCGCTCCATGCAACGGGTCAGTAAGCCTGGCCTTCGCATTTACAAAAACACGCGCGGCCTGCCCAAGGTCCTCGGAGGACTAGGGGTAGCCATCATCTCCACCTCCAAAGGAGTGATGAGCGACCGCGACGCCCGCAAGCAAGGCGTGGGCGGCGAAGTGCTCTGCTACGTCTATTGA
- the rplE gene encoding 50S ribosomal protein L5: MSLKQRYRETIQPKLLKDLSLSNIHEVPKVLKVTVNRGLGEAATNAKSLEASVNELAQITGQKVVITRAKKAIAAFKIRQGMPIGCAVTLRGDRMYAFLERFINLALPRIRDFRGVSPKSFDGRGNYTVGVREQIIFPEISFDKIDAIRGMDITIVTSARTDEEGRALLREMGMPFRSN; this comes from the coding sequence ATGTCACTAAAACAGCGCTATCGGGAGACCATTCAGCCAAAATTGCTGAAAGACTTGAGTCTCTCCAACATTCATGAAGTTCCCAAGGTGCTGAAAGTCACCGTTAACCGCGGACTCGGCGAAGCAGCCACCAATGCAAAGTCTCTCGAGGCTTCGGTGAACGAATTGGCCCAAATCACAGGCCAAAAAGTTGTCATCACCAGAGCCAAGAAAGCCATTGCAGCTTTCAAAATCCGCCAGGGAATGCCGATTGGATGTGCTGTCACCCTCCGAGGTGATCGCATGTATGCGTTCCTAGAACGCTTCATCAACTTGGCGCTGCCCCGCATTCGGGATTTTCGAGGCGTCAGCCCGAAAAGTTTTGATGGCCGTGGGAATTACACCGTGGGAGTTAGAGAGCAAATCATCTTCCCTGAAATCTCCTTCGACAAGATCGATGCCATCAGAGGCATGGACATCACAATTGTGACGTCTGCCCGCACGGATGAAGAGGGCCGGGCCCTCCTCCGCGAGATGGGAATGCCATTCCGCAGCAACTGA
- the rplX gene encoding 50S ribosomal protein L24, whose amino-acid sequence MATATSKAAPAERIKMRLRKGDTVQVIAGKDKGKTGEVLRTLPDVNRVIVEGLNMRTRHVKPTQEGETGRIVTEEASLHASNVMFYSTAKKVASRIELITEKDGSKKRRLKKTGEVID is encoded by the coding sequence ATGGCTACCGCAACATCCAAAGCAGCCCCAGCTGAGCGCATCAAGATGCGCCTTCGTAAAGGCGACACCGTTCAGGTGATTGCCGGCAAAGACAAAGGCAAAACAGGAGAAGTCCTGCGCACCTTGCCAGACGTAAACCGGGTGATCGTGGAGGGACTCAATATGAGAACCCGTCACGTGAAGCCCACACAAGAAGGCGAAACTGGACGAATTGTCACTGAAGAAGCATCACTCCATGCTTCCAACGTGATGTTTTATTCCACAGCCAAAAAGGTTGCCAGTCGCATTGAACTGATTACCGAAAAAGACGGCAGCAAAAAGCGCCGCCTCAAGAAAACAGGCGAAGTGATCGACTGA
- the rplN gene encoding 50S ribosomal protein L14: MIQQESFLTVADNSGAKRIQCIRVLGTNRRYAHVGDVIVATVKDAMPNMGVKKSDIVKAVVVRTKATMRRDTGNSIRFDDNAAVIINDDKNPKGTRVFGPVARELRERSFTKIVSLAPEVI; this comes from the coding sequence GTGATTCAGCAGGAAAGCTTCCTCACCGTTGCTGACAACAGTGGCGCCAAACGGATCCAATGCATTCGTGTTCTCGGCACCAATCGTCGCTACGCGCACGTTGGTGATGTCATCGTGGCCACCGTCAAGGATGCGATGCCCAACATGGGCGTCAAAAAGTCAGACATCGTCAAAGCCGTCGTGGTTCGGACCAAAGCCACCATGCGTCGCGATACGGGTAACTCCATTCGTTTTGATGACAACGCAGCCGTGATCATCAACGACGACAAAAATCCAAAAGGCACTCGTGTCTTTGGACCGGTTGCCCGTGAATTGCGGGAACGCAGTTTCACCAAAATCGTGTCCCTCGCTCCGGAGGTGATCTGA
- the rpsQ gene encoding 30S ribosomal protein S17 → MALKERVGTVVSDKMDKTVVVAVENRFPHPIYQKTVSRTTRYKAHDEDNACRVGDRVRITETRPLSRHKRWAIAEVLSKSPKAEEVSK, encoded by the coding sequence ATGGCACTCAAAGAAAGGGTCGGCACCGTCGTCAGCGACAAGATGGACAAAACGGTGGTTGTGGCGGTCGAGAACCGCTTCCCCCACCCCATCTATCAAAAGACGGTCAGCCGCACCACCCGCTACAAAGCCCACGACGAAGACAACGCTTGTCGCGTTGGTGACCGTGTCCGGATTACCGAGACGCGTCCACTGAGCCGCCACAAGCGCTGGGCGATTGCTGAAGTTCTCAGTAAGAGCCCAAAAGCTGAGGAGGTGTCCAAGTGA
- the rpmC gene encoding 50S ribosomal protein L29, translating to MARPTATDLRQLSDADVTEQIDGLRRELFELRFQQATRQLGNTHRFKESRLKLAQLLTVQSERKRSAAS from the coding sequence ATGGCACGTCCTACAGCAACAGATCTGCGCCAATTGTCTGACGCAGATGTCACCGAACAAATCGACGGCCTCCGCCGCGAATTGTTCGAACTCCGATTCCAGCAGGCCACTCGCCAGCTGGGCAACACGCACCGCTTCAAGGAGAGCCGTCTCAAACTGGCTCAGTTGCTGACGGTGCAATCGGAGCGCAAGCGCTCCGCTGCTTCCTGA
- the rplP gene encoding 50S ribosomal protein L16 produces the protein MLSPKRVKFRKQQRGRMRGVATRGNTIAFGEFGLQAQECGWITSRQIEASRRAMTRYVKRGGKIWIRIFPDKPVTMRAAETRMGSGKGNPEFWVAVIKPGRILFEMGGEEITPEIAKEAMRLAQYKLPVKTKFISLDEQEQPAGTKAAASSTVES, from the coding sequence ATGCTGAGTCCAAAAAGAGTCAAATTCCGCAAACAACAGCGAGGCCGCATGCGCGGTGTCGCCACCAGAGGCAACACCATTGCCTTCGGTGAATTTGGTTTGCAAGCCCAAGAGTGCGGCTGGATTACTTCGCGTCAAATCGAAGCCAGCCGACGTGCCATGACCCGCTACGTCAAACGTGGCGGAAAAATCTGGATTCGAATCTTTCCTGATAAGCCCGTCACCATGCGTGCCGCCGAAACCCGTATGGGTTCTGGTAAGGGCAACCCAGAGTTCTGGGTTGCTGTGATCAAGCCAGGCAGGATTCTGTTCGAGATGGGCGGTGAGGAAATCACCCCTGAAATTGCAAAGGAAGCGATGCGCCTCGCGCAATACAAGCTTCCTGTCAAAACAAAGTTCATCTCTCTCGATGAACAGGAACAGCCAGCCGGCACTAAGGCTGCTGCCTCTTCAACCGTGGAGTCCTGA
- the rpsC gene encoding 30S ribosomal protein S3, whose amino-acid sequence MGNKIHPTGYRLGITQEHRSRWYASSKNYPALLQEDDRIRKFIHKKYGSAGISDVLIARKADQLEVELKTARPGVLVGRQGSGIEDLRSGIQKTVGDSSRQVRINVVEVERVDADAFLLAEYIAQQLEKRVAFRRTIRMAVQRAQRAGVLGLKIQVSGRLNGAEIARTEWTREGRVPLHTLRAEIDYATKVASTTYGVLGIKVWVFKGEVLSDDSQQQIPVGANPRRRGGRRPQQFEDRSNEG is encoded by the coding sequence ATGGGAAACAAAATCCATCCAACCGGCTACCGCCTGGGGATCACCCAGGAGCACCGGTCACGCTGGTACGCATCCAGCAAAAATTATCCAGCCCTCCTGCAAGAGGACGATCGGATTCGCAAGTTCATTCACAAGAAGTACGGCTCAGCCGGCATCAGCGATGTGCTGATCGCTCGGAAAGCTGATCAACTTGAGGTTGAGCTCAAAACAGCACGCCCCGGTGTGCTGGTTGGCCGTCAAGGCAGCGGAATCGAAGATCTGCGCAGCGGCATTCAAAAGACCGTTGGTGATTCGAGCCGTCAGGTTCGGATCAACGTGGTTGAAGTAGAGCGTGTGGATGCAGACGCTTTCCTTCTTGCTGAGTACATCGCTCAGCAACTTGAGAAACGCGTGGCCTTCCGCCGCACCATCCGCATGGCCGTTCAGCGCGCTCAGCGAGCCGGCGTCCTTGGCCTGAAAATCCAAGTCAGCGGACGCCTGAATGGTGCCGAAATCGCCCGTACAGAATGGACGCGTGAAGGACGTGTGCCCTTGCACACCCTTCGCGCCGAAATTGATTACGCAACCAAAGTGGCCAGTACGACTTATGGCGTTCTGGGCATCAAGGTTTGGGTCTTTAAGGGAGAAGTTTTGAGCGACGACTCCCAGCAGCAGATCCCGGTGGGAGCCAATCCCCGCCGTCGGGGCGGTCGTAGGCCCCAACAGTTCGAAGACCGCTCAAACGAGGGTTGA
- the rplV gene encoding 50S ribosomal protein L22 codes for MTTSSPTATTAQAHGRFIRGSVSKVRRVLDQIRGRTYRDALIMLEFMPYRSTGPITKVLRSAVANAEHNLGLDPATLVISRAIADMGPSMKRYRPRAQGRAFAIKKQTCHISIAVAAQTDS; via the coding sequence ATGACAACGTCATCCCCAACGGCAACCACTGCCCAAGCGCACGGCCGCTTCATCCGCGGCTCCGTCTCCAAGGTGCGTCGTGTACTCGATCAAATCCGTGGCCGCACTTACCGCGACGCGCTGATCATGCTCGAGTTCATGCCCTACCGCTCCACCGGTCCGATCACGAAAGTGCTTCGCTCCGCTGTAGCCAATGCCGAACACAACCTTGGACTTGACCCAGCAACCTTGGTCATTTCCCGGGCCATCGCTGACATGGGTCCATCCATGAAGCGGTATCGGCCTCGCGCTCAAGGTCGCGCCTTCGCGATCAAAAAACAGACCTGCCACATCAGCATTGCTGTGGCAGCTCAGACCGACTCCTGA
- the rpsS gene encoding 30S ribosomal protein S19, translated as MGRSLKKGPFIADSLLRKVEKQNAADDKSVIKTWSRASTILPMMIGHTIAVHNGRSHVPVFVTEQMVGHKLGEFAPTRTFKGHIKDKKGGR; from the coding sequence ATGGGACGTTCTCTCAAAAAAGGCCCATTTATTGCTGACAGCCTTCTTCGCAAGGTTGAAAAGCAAAACGCTGCTGACGACAAGTCAGTCATCAAAACGTGGTCCAGGGCCTCCACGATTTTGCCGATGATGATCGGCCACACCATTGCCGTTCATAACGGCAGATCCCACGTTCCAGTCTTCGTGACTGAGCAAATGGTGGGGCACAAATTGGGTGAATTCGCACCCACACGCACCTTTAAGGGCCACATCAAAGATAAGAAAGGAGGCCGCTGA
- the rplB gene encoding 50S ribosomal protein L2 produces the protein MAIRTFRPYTPGTRTRVVTDFSEVTGRKPERSLVVSKHRRKGRNNRGVITCRHRGGGHKRLYRLVDFRRNKHGVTAKVAAIHYDPHRNARLALLFYADGEKRYILAPAGISIGQTVVSGPEVPIEVGNAMPLSAVPLGSSVHCVELYAGRGGQMVRTAGASAQVMAKEGDYVALKLPSTEVRLVRRECFATLGEVGNAEIRNTSLGKAGRRRWLGRRPQVRGSVMNPCDHPHGGGEGRAPIGRSGPVTPWGKPALGLKTRKRNKPSNKFVLRKRRKTSKRSRGGRDS, from the coding sequence ATGGCAATTCGTACTTTCCGCCCCTACACCCCCGGTACCAGAACCCGGGTAGTCACAGACTTCAGTGAAGTCACCGGCCGCAAGCCGGAACGCTCCTTGGTGGTGTCCAAACACCGCCGCAAAGGACGCAACAATCGCGGTGTGATCACCTGCCGTCATCGCGGCGGTGGTCACAAACGCCTTTATCGCTTGGTCGACTTCCGTCGCAACAAGCATGGTGTTACCGCCAAAGTGGCCGCGATTCATTACGACCCCCACCGCAATGCGCGGTTGGCCCTTCTCTTCTACGCCGATGGCGAGAAGCGCTACATCCTCGCCCCGGCTGGGATCAGCATCGGCCAAACGGTGGTGTCAGGCCCTGAGGTACCGATCGAGGTCGGCAATGCCATGCCGCTCTCAGCCGTTCCCCTTGGTTCAAGTGTTCATTGCGTCGAGCTTTATGCCGGACGCGGTGGTCAGATGGTCCGTACCGCAGGAGCGAGTGCTCAGGTCATGGCCAAAGAGGGCGATTACGTCGCCCTCAAGCTCCCCTCCACAGAGGTACGCCTCGTGAGGCGTGAGTGCTTCGCCACTCTTGGCGAAGTTGGCAATGCCGAAATTCGCAACACCAGCTTGGGTAAAGCTGGTCGCCGCCGTTGGCTGGGGCGTCGTCCCCAGGTCCGAGGCAGCGTGATGAACCCTTGCGATCACCCTCATGGTGGTGGTGAAGGCCGTGCTCCTATTGGGCGCTCGGGTCCTGTCACTCCATGGGGCAAACCCGCTCTTGGCCTAAAAACCCGCAAGCGGAACAAGCCCAGCAACAAGTTCGTCCTCCGGAAACGTCGCAAGACGTCCAAGCGGAGCCGTGGCGGACGCGATTCCTGA
- a CDS encoding 50S ribosomal protein L23 yields MTERFTGRLADVIRRPLITEKATRALEQNQYTFEVDHRAAKPDIKAAVEQLFDVKVTGISTMNPPRRSRRIGRFAGKRAQVKKAVVRLAEGNSIQLFPES; encoded by the coding sequence ATGACTGAGCGCTTCACCGGACGTCTGGCCGATGTGATCCGCCGCCCGCTGATCACTGAAAAGGCCACCCGTGCTCTGGAACAAAACCAGTACACATTCGAGGTGGACCATCGAGCCGCCAAGCCCGACATCAAGGCTGCAGTCGAACAGCTCTTCGATGTCAAGGTCACGGGCATCAGCACCATGAATCCTCCTCGCAGGAGTCGTCGTATCGGCCGTTTTGCCGGTAAACGCGCTCAAGTGAAGAAAGCAGTGGTGCGCCTGGCCGAGGGCAACTCCATCCAACTCTTCCCTGAGTCCTGA
- the rplD gene encoding 50S ribosomal protein L4 — translation MANCIVRDWQGKEAGKASLDLKVAKETSALDLMHRAVLRQQAHSRQGTASTLTRSEVRGGGRKPYKQKGTGRARQGSVRTPLRPGGGIIFGPKPRSYNLAMNRKERRSALRTALMARIEDLVVVKDFATTLTTPKTKEIIDALARLDVSATSKVLIILIQPSEAVQRSIRNLETVKLIAADQLNVFDLLHANKLVVGEDALAKIQEVYGDD, via the coding sequence ATGGCTAATTGCATCGTTCGCGATTGGCAGGGTAAAGAGGCTGGCAAGGCAAGCCTTGACTTAAAGGTTGCCAAAGAGACCAGTGCCCTTGACCTGATGCATCGCGCTGTGCTGCGTCAGCAGGCTCACAGTCGCCAAGGCACCGCAAGCACCCTCACCCGTTCAGAGGTGAGAGGTGGTGGACGCAAGCCCTACAAACAAAAAGGTACGGGCCGTGCACGCCAGGGCTCTGTTCGCACCCCACTCCGTCCAGGTGGTGGCATCATTTTTGGACCCAAGCCCAGGTCGTACAACCTTGCAATGAACCGCAAGGAACGTCGCTCAGCCCTTCGTACCGCTCTCATGGCGCGTATTGAGGATCTCGTGGTGGTGAAGGATTTCGCGACCACGCTGACGACTCCCAAGACCAAAGAGATCATCGACGCTCTGGCGAGGCTTGACGTTTCCGCCACGAGCAAGGTTTTGATCATCCTCATCCAACCTTCCGAAGCGGTGCAACGCTCCATTCGGAATTTGGAAACGGTGAAGCTGATCGCAGCCGACCAACTCAACGTCTTCGATCTGCTCCACGCCAACAAGCTGGTGGTGGGCGAGGACGCTCTCGCAAAGATTCAGGAGGTCTACGGCGATGACTGA